A stretch of Arachis hypogaea cultivar Tifrunner chromosome 15, arahy.Tifrunner.gnm2.J5K5, whole genome shotgun sequence DNA encodes these proteins:
- the LOC112749035 gene encoding G-box-binding factor 1-like, translated as MGTGEESTAKPSKPSSTTQEIAPVPSYPDWSSSMQAYYAPGATPPPFYASTVASAAPHPYLWGGQHPLMPPYGTPVPYPAIYPPGSVYAHPSMATTPSAPQTEFVGKVPNGKDRNSAKNLKGTSANNGSKAGENGKAGSGSGNDAVSQSGESGSEGSSDDSDENANHQESATNKKGSFDKMLADGANAQNNAITQSSGKAAVSMAATNLNIGMDLWNASSAGADATKLRNNQPAPGAVNPPTIMGREVALGEQWIQDERELKRQKRKQSNRESARRSRLRKQAECEELQKKVESLGNENRTLREELQRVSEECEKLTAENNSIKEELERLCGPEAVASLE; from the exons ATGGGGACTGGGGAAGAAAGCACAGCTAAACCTTCTAAACCATCGTCTACAACTCAG GAGATTGCACCGGTTCCTTCCTATCCTGATTGGTCAAGCTCTATGCAG GCTTATTATGCCCCTGGAGCCACTCCACCTCCTTTTTACGCCTCAACTGTTGCTTCTGCAGCTCCCCATCCCTATCTGTGGGGAGGCCAG CATCCTCTAATGCCACCATATGGTACTCCTGTTCCATATCCAGCTATATATCCTCCTGGGAGTGTCTATGCTCATCCTAGCATGGCAACG ACTCCGAGTGCCCCACAGACCGAGTTTGTAGGCAAGGTACCCAACGGAAAAGATCGGAATTCTGCTAAAAATTTGAAGGGAACTTCTGCCAATAATGGTTCTAAAGCAGGAGAAAATGGAAAGGCAGGTTCAGGGTCAGGAAATGATGCAGTCTCACAAAG TGGTGAAAGCGGTTCTGAGGGATCATCCGATGACAGTGATGAGAATGCTAACCATCAG GAATCGGCTACAAACAAGAAAGGAAGCTTTGACAAAATGCTTGCTGATG GAGCCAATGCACAGAACAATGCCATAACTCAATCTTCTGGAAAGGCTGCTGTGTCAATGGCTGCAACTAATCTCAATATTGGAATGGACTTGTGGAATGCATCTTCTGCAGGTGCTGATGCTACAAAACTGAGAAACAATCAACCTGCCCCAGGAGCTGTCAACCCTCCTACTATAATGGGACGTGAAGTTGCACTTGGTGAACAGTGGATACAA GACGAACGTGAGCTGAAGAGACAGAAAAGAAAACAGTCTAACAGAGAATCAGCTAGGAGGTCAAGACTACGCAAGCAG GCTGAGTGTGAGGAGTTGCAAAAGAAGGTCGAGTCACTGGGAAACGAGAACCGGACTCTGAGAGAAGAACTTCAGAGAGTATCAGAAGAATGCGAGAAGCTTACAGCTGAAAATAATTCCATCAAG GAAGAGTTGGAAAGGTTATGTGGACCAGAAGCAGTTGCCAGCCTCGAATAA